In one window of Bemisia tabaci chromosome 6, PGI_BMITA_v3 DNA:
- the LOC109042411 gene encoding BLOC-2 complex member HPS3: MVRVISAHHFDSQTIQTCEDASAVTIAPPSKLLVALLHHVVEVRDLSQSGEVLFTFPTIDQVDTIVHSRIGNYVATLERKKARYGSEGAYVRVYANWDCIGEKERADGNGQPIMARIAGKVTPTSSQIKRGSLEMIELPIKYSSINLLACCQSTGNLIIGSKKSITIFHVVFRTHDISRLKFLDFEPSSFNLELSFEPTSISLVEDIVAVLNSNSVHVFKITEGSDTSNSDVSKNLISKKKSMSLGSSEESVPSKSHADENSDDLSSSGAPSTLDLNVLINSVLNPQGPFEWEHVLHKNSFPVVVQFPSIPSAVGMSDSSNFKSSSFKSSHSVSKMPVTILKNTEEEGQISIENLLRLELLDMECVLDKLQCLILRPLYRTSGGEINAGSDVSYPQLRSEHYPQLVALNCLVCTHQEGFMYHFPALEGGLKFGEGKCISVYHFTSPVISVVLELNLLHALTETGLETYTLRTAHHALQVCMDVDYPPPTDPISLIGLRPFLGVVNLLLSETYLVIVASSHDTYDSPHLSSAWTLYSLQLPSTATLYTDIVALAVNHRFSGPSNYLQLLNEAHIILKAAVNIRTCHEYPQVDIEVELFKESCLMLADHLLSSDNLKDWQYATKLYNSAQVSPAQVIERIKKIEADAKDANMPISIEKGLTEYLKSSVGSWPDLSGDSPQVIAAILTDFLENSKQVHILPLLVLQHSFLREVSGEKIVNLIKELRNGIDDKNDTYHTISLALVVLYLQKGLVDEAMKNLKLCLSSREICTSLLLSNPFLLFERSKLNRVTNEKEFSSFSDLTVLLIDTDPVLFCETLLQLVERKFVDLQIVMKMFLSYLVTCTSVTQVKASQCLQYFLEYYFAKFKSTCDHDSGPVTKEALKILMRSYLSDLKLNSMDKFTDTRLSNIDNIFSDSLPPVLKMLPDSKSKFHDCPSLKKLQSLIVSGWLDKDALSELSVYVHDVLPDCLSLKILAEPENAIDLLFQLCPETLPQYAKDTFESENEWKNLVQKLYDAVNENRNTSGEDQEDKPVYLNLLKDILEHLASNLSMEEFCRILPPDFDSTFHEFIVRCQNICHANAVRALIITTSRNLLLSKGS; the protein is encoded by the exons ATGGTCCGTGTAATATCTGCACACCATTTTGACAGCCAAACTATTCAGACATGTGAAGATGCATCAGCTGTTACAATAGCTCCACCATCAAA attgtTGGTAGCCCTTCTCCACCATGTCGTAGAGGTCAGAGACCTCTCACAATCTGGTGAAGTTTTATTCACCTTCCCCACCATCGATCAAGTGGATACAATTGTACACAGTCGCATCG GAAACTATGTTGCAactttagaaagaaaaaaagcaagatATGGCTCAGAAGGCGCGTATGTACGTGTCTATGCTAACTGGGACTGTATTGGTGAAAAAGAGAGAGCAGATGGGAATGGTCAACCAATCATGGCACGGATTGCTGGCAAAGTTACACCAACCAGCAGTCAAATCAAACGAGGCTCACTAGAGATGATAGAGCTTCCTATTAAATACTCATCAATAAATCTATTGGCTTGTTGTCAG aGCACTGGAAATCTCATCATtggttcaaaaaaatcaatcactATCTTTCATGTTGTATTTAGAACACATGACATCTCACGTTTGAAATTTCTAGACTTTGAACCCAGTTCTTTTAACCTTGAGTTAAGTTTTGAACCTACTTCAATTAGCCTAGTGGAAGATATCGTTGCTGTACTGAATTCAAATTCAGTCCATGTATTCAAGATAACTGAAG gCAGCGATACCAGTAATTCAGATGTTTCCAAAAACTTGATCTCAAAGAAGAAGTCCATGTCTCTTGGTAGTAGCGAGGAGTCAGTGCCTTCCAAAAGTCATGCCGATG aaaattcagATGACCTTTCCAGCTCTGGAGCTCCGTCCACATTAGatttaaatgttttaataaaTTCCGTTCTAAATCCACAAGGCCCTTTCGAATGGGAACACGTTCTGCATAAAAATTCTTTCCCAGTAGTTGTGCAATTTCCTAGTATTCCATCTGCTGTAGGAATGAGTGATAGTTCAAACTTCAAATCTTCCTCCTTCAAGTCAAGTCACTCTGTCTCAAAAATGCCCGTCACAATTCTGAAAAAC ACTGAAGAAGAAGGACAGATATCCATAGAAAACTTGCTACGTCTTGAACTTCTTGATATGGAATGTGTACTTGACAAGCTCCAATGTCTCATTTTAAGACCTTTATACAGAACCTCAGGTGGAGAAATAAACGCAG GTTCTGATGTAAGTTATCCTCAATTAAGGTCAGAGCACTATCCGCAACTTGTAGCCCTCAATTGCCTGGTCTGCACTCATCAAGAAGGCTTCATGTATCATTTTCCTGCTCTAGAAGGAGGTCTGAAG tttggaGAGGGCAAGTGCATATCTGTGTACCATTTTACATCTCCAGTTATTTCTGTGGTGTTGGAATTGAATCTCTTACATGCTCTTACAGAAACTGGTCTAGAAACGTACACTCTACGAACAGCGCACCATGCCCTTCAAGTTTGCATGGACGTAGACTACCCCCCTCCAACAGATCCTATTTCCCTCATCGGATTGCGACCGTTTCTCGGAGTTGTGAATCTTCTACTTTCTGAAACATATCTTGTAATTGTGGCATCATCACATGATACTTATGATTCTCCTCATCTCTCAAGTGCGTGGACTCTGTATTCCTTGCAATTACCTTCTACTGCAACACTCTACACGGACATTGTGGCTTTAGCTGTAAATCATCGATTCAGTGGTCCCTCTAATTATTTACAGTTATTGAATGAAGCACACATAATTCTCAAAGCAGCTGTCAACATTCGAACTTGTCATGAGTATCCTCAGGTAGATATTGAAGTAGAGCTTTTTAAGGAGTCGTGTCTGATGTTAGCTGATCACTTACTGTCCTCAGATAATTTGAAAGACTGGCAATATGCAACAAAGCTATATAATAGTGCTCAGGTGAGCCCCGCCCAAGTCATAGAACGAATAAAAAAGATCGAAGCAGATGCTAAAGATGCTAACATGCCAATTAGTATTGAGAAAGGGTTGACAGAATATCTTAAGTCATCAGTTGGTTCGTGGCCTGATCTCAGTGGTGATTCCCCACAAGTTATTGCAGCCATTCTCACTGATTTTCTTGAGAACTCCAAGCAAGTGCATATTCTCCCCCTTTTAGTTTTACAGCATTCATTTTTAAGAGAAGTTTCCGgcgaaaaaattgtcaatttaatTAAAGAACTTCGTAATGGCATTgacgacaaaaatgacacatATCATACAATCAGTTTGGCCCTGGTTGTCTTATACTTGCAGAAAGGGCTTGTTGATGAGGCTATGAAGAATTTAAAATTGTGTCTttcatcaagagaaatttgtacatctcttcttctttctaATCCTTTTTTGTTATTTGAAAGGTCTAAGCTGAACCGTGTCACCAATGAGAAAGAGTTCTCATCGTTTTCAGATTTAACAGTTCTGTTAATAGACACAGACCCTGTGTTATTTTGTGAAACTCTGCTACAGCTTGTTGAGCGAAAATTTGTAGATTTGCAGATAGtcatgaaaatgtttttaagttATTTGGTCACTTGCACAAGTGTAACGCAAGTGAAAGCCAGCCAATGCCTTCAGTATTTTTTGGAGTATTATTTTGCAAAGTTCAAAAGCACCTGTGATCATGATTCAGGTCCAGTCACCAAAGAAGCCCTGAAAATACTGATGCGATCATACTTAAGTGATCTAAAGCTAAATTCCATGGACAAATTTACTGACACGCGCCTTAGTAACATTGATAACATTTTCAGTGATAGCCTTCCACCTGTCCTAAAAATGCTTCCggattcaaaatcaaaatttcatgattgtCCCAgtctaaaaaaattgcagtcGTTAATCGTGAGTGGTTGGCTTGACAAAGACGCTCTCAGCGAGTTATCAGTTTATGTACATGATGTACTCCCAGATtgtttaagtttaaaaattcttgCAGAACCAGAAAATGCAATAGATCTATTGTTCCAGCTTTGTCCAGAAACATTACCACAATATGCTAAGGATACTTTTGAATCTGAAAATGAGTGGAAGAATTTAGTTCAAAAACTCTACGATGCTGTAAATGAAAACAGGAATACCTCAGGAGAAGATCAAGAAGACAAGCCAGTGTATTTAAACTTACTAAAAGATATTTTGGAGCATTTGGCATCAAACCTATCAATGGAGGAGTTTTGTAGGATTCTACCTCCTGATTTTGATTCCACCTTCCATGAATTTATCGTCAGGTGTCAAAATATTTGTCATGCTAATGCTGTAAGAGCTCTTATTATCACAACAAGTCGTAATCTTTTGTTGTCTAAAGGCTCATGA